The following are from one region of the Vulgatibacter sp. genome:
- a CDS encoding DegT/DnrJ/EryC1/StrS family aminotransferase, producing MEAVAKRMAQDGRGRQVTSALQAPAIPTLTPQMLVPRKRRAAAPFPFDDPATHWFYFARNGIYSLARLWGLAGREVLFPAYFHGVELEALLEAGVRPKFFPVHERMRVDAKDVTERIGPETKAVYLIHYVGFPAPVEEIAAACRERNVLLIEDCALSLLSSSNGKPLGTTGDASIFCLYKTLPVPNGGAVVLRRGPPLGLPTGVPPPLASTLAPVVSSLLQTMEIRGGAAGRMMRSAIRQVGNAASRAARAERVATGTQHFDRSHVGLSMSHLSHVVAEAQDFAGIVERRRRNYFHLLGKLRGISPPVFGELPAGVCPLFYPFQTRDKQAVLARLIARGIEAVDFWRVGHPAVPPGTFPEVDKLRQTILEIPCHQDLSPATIDRIAAAVAEVMEEVK from the coding sequence ATGGAGGCGGTTGCCAAGCGAATGGCGCAGGATGGCAGGGGCCGGCAGGTGACGTCGGCGCTGCAGGCGCCGGCGATTCCGACGCTGACGCCGCAGATGCTCGTGCCGCGCAAGCGGCGCGCTGCGGCGCCCTTTCCCTTCGACGATCCGGCGACGCATTGGTTCTACTTCGCTCGCAACGGGATCTACTCGCTGGCGCGGCTCTGGGGCCTCGCCGGCAGGGAGGTGCTCTTCCCCGCCTATTTCCACGGCGTGGAGCTCGAGGCGCTGCTCGAGGCCGGCGTGCGGCCGAAGTTCTTCCCGGTCCACGAGCGGATGCGCGTCGACGCGAAGGACGTGACCGAGAGGATCGGTCCGGAGACCAAGGCGGTCTACCTGATCCACTACGTGGGTTTCCCGGCACCGGTGGAGGAGATCGCCGCGGCGTGCAGGGAGCGCAACGTGCTGCTCATCGAGGATTGCGCGCTCTCGCTCCTCTCCTCGAGCAACGGGAAGCCCCTGGGCACCACCGGCGACGCGTCGATCTTCTGCCTCTACAAGACGCTGCCGGTGCCGAACGGCGGCGCCGTCGTCCTCCGGCGCGGCCCGCCCCTGGGGCTGCCCACCGGCGTGCCGCCGCCGCTCGCCTCGACCCTGGCGCCGGTGGTCTCCTCGCTGCTGCAGACGATGGAGATCCGCGGCGGCGCAGCGGGGCGGATGATGCGCAGCGCGATCCGGCAGGTGGGCAACGCCGCCTCCCGGGCAGCCCGGGCCGAGCGCGTCGCCACCGGCACCCAGCACTTCGACCGCTCCCACGTGGGGCTCTCGATGAGCCACCTCTCCCACGTGGTGGCAGAGGCCCAGGACTTCGCCGGGATCGTGGAGCGGCGCCGCCGCAACTACTTCCACCTCCTCGGTAAGCTCCGCGGCATCTCGCCGCCGGTCTTCGGCGAGCTGCCCGCCGGCGTCTGCCCCCTCTTCTATCCCTTCCAGACGAGGGACAAGCAGGCGGTGCTGGCGCGGCTGATCGCCCGCGGGATCGAGGCGGTGGACTTCTGGCGCGTGGGCCACCCGGCGGTGCCGCCAGGCACCTTCCCGGAGGTCGACAAGCTCCGCCAGACGATCCTCGAGATCCCCTGCCACCAGGACCTCAGCCCGGCGACGATCGATCGCATCGCCGCAGCGGTCGCCGAGGTGATGGAGGAGGTGAAGTGA
- a CDS encoding GNAT family N-acetyltransferase gives MNAAKPIDGALRIEEHRGAEALQVLRDEWRELYDRSAAAPFLSWEWIATWHHHLGAGRTPRILCARRGGALVGLLPLAEERITLVPGAEVRRLSFLGERWGGADYLDVLALEGEEAAAAQAIYAHLNEVADFDVADLDGIAADSPSVGLLAARFAEDGRFRHALTPRHTCPQVALEGTWREVLKRSKRGDNFKRRLRQLRELDGFERRVVRDPGEAVAAFERFLVLHEARWEAQGGSDAMGRPALQAFHRDVVVRLAERGWLRFEEIWVEGACRASIYGIDDGPTYCFYQSGYDPAWAKRSVGLVCLGLSVEDALERGITRYDFLRGTETYKFDWATGTRETVAVRVAARSLPATLLAAREGAEAAARAAAHALLPSGAVDLLRRLRRNRERQSA, from the coding sequence GTGAACGCAGCCAAGCCGATCGACGGTGCGCTCCGGATCGAGGAGCACCGCGGCGCCGAGGCGCTGCAGGTGCTCCGGGACGAGTGGAGGGAGCTCTACGACCGCTCCGCTGCAGCGCCCTTCCTCTCCTGGGAGTGGATCGCCACCTGGCATCACCACCTCGGCGCCGGACGGACGCCGCGGATCCTCTGCGCCAGGCGCGGCGGGGCGCTCGTCGGCCTGCTGCCCCTGGCGGAGGAGCGGATCACTCTCGTGCCCGGCGCCGAGGTGCGGCGCCTCTCCTTCCTCGGCGAGCGCTGGGGCGGCGCCGACTACCTCGACGTCCTCGCCCTCGAAGGCGAGGAGGCCGCAGCGGCGCAGGCGATCTACGCCCACCTGAACGAGGTGGCGGACTTCGACGTCGCCGACCTCGACGGCATCGCCGCCGACTCGCCGTCGGTGGGGCTGCTGGCGGCGCGCTTCGCGGAGGACGGCAGGTTCCGCCACGCGCTCACCCCGCGCCACACCTGCCCGCAGGTCGCCCTCGAGGGCACCTGGCGGGAGGTGCTCAAGCGGAGCAAGCGGGGCGACAACTTCAAGCGGCGCCTGCGGCAGCTCCGGGAGCTCGATGGCTTCGAGCGGCGGGTGGTGCGGGACCCCGGCGAGGCCGTCGCTGCCTTCGAGCGTTTCCTCGTGCTTCACGAGGCCCGCTGGGAGGCGCAGGGCGGGTCCGACGCGATGGGGCGTCCCGCCCTGCAGGCCTTCCACCGCGACGTGGTGGTCCGCCTCGCCGAGCGCGGCTGGCTCCGCTTCGAGGAGATCTGGGTCGAGGGCGCGTGCAGGGCGTCGATCTACGGGATCGACGACGGCCCGACCTATTGCTTCTACCAGTCGGGCTACGACCCGGCCTGGGCGAAGCGGAGCGTCGGTCTCGTCTGCCTGGGGCTCTCGGTGGAGGACGCCCTGGAGCGGGGCATCACCCGGTACGACTTCCTCCGGGGAACGGAGACGTACAAATTCGATTGGGCCACCGGCACCCGCGAGACCGTCGCGGTGCGGGTCGCCGCACGGAGCCTCCCCGCCACGCTGCTCGCCGCCCGCGAAGGGGCGGAGGCAGCAGCACGGGCAGCAGCGCATGCGCTGCTTCCGAGTGGCGCGGTGGATCTGCTGCGGCGGCTCCGTCGGAACCGGGAGCGGCAGTCGGCCTGA
- a CDS encoding GNAT family N-acetyltransferase yields the protein MRLERDMERGPVRAESLVGGRELIDRLAPAWRELCAEGPCDEPFYRPEWFAAWYDAFGAGTRLRVVVVRRGDRVRAVLPLVESWSKLRGIPVRMLRGAANVHSCRFDIVHGASDADEAGRALWEELQRAGGFEVLELPDVPEGGLAQRMLSWAESAGHPIGRWESMRTPFVPLPGRNGDFEAMLGAATTSKFRANVRRRRRKLEEKGAVTFERITHADAAALQAFYDLEAAGWKGEKGTAIGCEGATRSFYDRIAAWAEREGCLSLYALRLEGVPVAMHYGLTWGGRYFLPKPAFDESHGACSPGQLLLHDVLRDCVERGLVEFDFLGPWMDWKADWTEHVRPHHWCYVFRRGPVGLALHAAKFRIADWVRGK from the coding sequence ATGCGACTCGAACGAGACATGGAGCGCGGCCCCGTCCGCGCCGAGTCCCTCGTCGGCGGACGCGAGCTGATCGACCGGCTCGCGCCCGCCTGGCGGGAGCTCTGCGCCGAAGGCCCGTGCGACGAACCCTTCTACCGGCCCGAGTGGTTCGCCGCCTGGTACGACGCCTTCGGGGCCGGCACCAGGCTGCGGGTGGTGGTGGTCCGCAGGGGCGATCGGGTCCGGGCGGTGCTGCCCCTGGTGGAATCCTGGAGCAAGCTGCGCGGCATCCCCGTGCGCATGCTCCGCGGCGCAGCCAACGTCCACTCCTGCCGCTTCGACATCGTGCACGGCGCGAGCGACGCGGACGAAGCGGGCAGGGCGCTGTGGGAGGAGCTCCAGCGTGCCGGCGGCTTCGAGGTCCTCGAGCTCCCCGACGTGCCGGAAGGCGGCCTCGCCCAGCGGATGCTCTCGTGGGCGGAGAGCGCCGGCCATCCGATCGGGCGCTGGGAGTCGATGCGCACCCCCTTCGTCCCGCTGCCCGGCAGGAACGGCGACTTCGAGGCGATGCTCGGGGCTGCGACCACCTCGAAGTTCCGCGCCAACGTGCGCAGGCGGAGGCGCAAGCTCGAGGAGAAGGGCGCCGTCACCTTCGAGCGGATCACCCACGCCGACGCCGCGGCGCTGCAGGCCTTCTACGACCTCGAGGCCGCTGGCTGGAAGGGCGAGAAGGGGACCGCCATCGGCTGCGAAGGGGCGACCCGGAGCTTCTACGATCGGATCGCCGCTTGGGCGGAGCGGGAGGGATGCCTATCTCTCTACGCGTTGCGCCTGGAGGGCGTCCCGGTGGCGATGCACTACGGGCTCACCTGGGGCGGGAGGTACTTCCTGCCCAAGCCGGCCTTCGACGAGTCCCACGGGGCCTGCTCTCCCGGGCAGCTCCTGCTGCACGACGTGCTCCGCGATTGCGTGGAGCGCGGCCTGGTGGAGTTCGACTTCCTCGGGCCGTGGATGGACTGGAAGGCCGACTGGACCGAACACGTGCGGCCGCACCACTGGTGCTACGTCTTCCGCCGGGGACCGGTGGGGCTGGCGCTGCACGCTGCAAAGTTCCGGATCGCCGACTGGGTCCGGGGAAAGTGA
- a CDS encoding polysaccharide deacetylase family protein yields the protein MGEWDSSKTPRAVIRRTIKAAAATALEGTGARRLLSAVRRRNVGGVRVQFIAWHRIVPDFEGMRGKVIPGLLTSTRTFDRQLAWLGQNYRFATIPEALEVLSGNRRSDRDLCVLTFDDGYADFLEHAVPILRKHRAPGIIYVPTGFVETGIPLLHDRLYRVLRLAAQRNLAVREIGGGPLVTAALEDALRGDVIWALERLLETRPRELCLQVAQALESCLEVDPAETLVDSSLLTWEELRAVRAAGFEVGAHTVDHACLPNESAAEVERQLRLSRETFREKLGEDVLDFAYPNGWYSRGAIRALIRGGYRSAVTTEDRPNRLGEDPYTLKRKCVWEFTSRGLGGFSAAVNACNFDDTLGQLGISSWVHGERPDAVGTVGASRGEEAGGAPSERAASSGSA from the coding sequence ATGGGCGAATGGGATTCCTCGAAGACCCCGCGGGCGGTGATCCGCCGCACGATCAAGGCAGCGGCTGCCACCGCCCTGGAGGGGACCGGCGCACGCCGGCTGCTCTCGGCGGTGCGGCGCAGGAACGTCGGCGGCGTGCGTGTGCAATTCATCGCGTGGCATCGCATCGTCCCCGACTTCGAGGGGATGCGCGGCAAGGTGATCCCGGGGCTGCTCACCAGCACCCGGACCTTCGACAGGCAGCTCGCGTGGCTCGGCCAGAACTACCGCTTCGCCACCATTCCCGAAGCGCTGGAGGTGCTCTCCGGAAACCGGCGCAGCGACCGTGACCTCTGCGTGCTCACCTTCGACGACGGCTACGCCGACTTCCTCGAGCACGCGGTGCCGATCCTCCGCAAGCACCGCGCGCCCGGGATCATCTACGTGCCCACCGGCTTCGTGGAGACCGGGATCCCGCTCCTCCACGATCGCCTCTACCGCGTCCTCCGCCTCGCGGCGCAGCGCAACCTCGCGGTGCGGGAGATCGGCGGCGGGCCGCTGGTCACCGCCGCCCTCGAGGATGCGCTCCGCGGCGACGTGATCTGGGCGCTGGAGCGGCTCCTCGAGACCCGCCCCCGGGAGCTCTGCCTCCAGGTGGCGCAGGCGCTGGAGAGCTGCCTCGAAGTCGATCCCGCGGAGACGCTGGTCGACTCGTCGCTCCTCACCTGGGAGGAGCTTCGGGCGGTTCGCGCCGCGGGCTTCGAGGTCGGCGCCCACACCGTGGACCACGCCTGCCTGCCCAACGAATCCGCGGCGGAGGTGGAGCGGCAGCTGCGCCTCTCCCGCGAGACCTTCCGCGAGAAGCTCGGCGAGGACGTGCTCGACTTCGCCTACCCCAACGGCTGGTACTCCCGCGGCGCGATCCGGGCCTTGATCCGCGGCGGCTACCGCAGCGCGGTGACCACCGAGGACCGGCCCAACCGGCTCGGCGAGGATCCCTACACGCTCAAGCGGAAGTGCGTCTGGGAGTTCACCTCCCGCGGCCTCGGCGGCTTCTCCGCGGCGGTGAACGCCTGCAATTTCGACGACACGCTCGGGCAGCTGGGGATCTCGAGCTGGGTCCACGGCGAGCGGCCCGACGCAGTCGGTACGGTGGGAGCTTCCAGGGGGGAAGAGGCGGGGGGCGCGCCGTCCGAGCGCGCCGCTTCGTCGGGGAGCGCCTAG